From one Culex quinquefasciatus strain JHB chromosome 3, VPISU_Cqui_1.0_pri_paternal, whole genome shotgun sequence genomic stretch:
- the LOC119770198 gene encoding AT-rich interactive domain-containing protein 2-like, with the protein MRLPKITGRDVDLHRLFSMVVTRGGWLKVNSRKNWDEIIEEMALQKRKRLTTRSGIIEGSQQRYVPEVMRGQCGMSCELYKYPEYDELILSLLTNEQDISINVCMLMANESKQTLKVD; encoded by the coding sequence ATGCGGTTGCCGAAGATCACAGGTCGAGATGTGGATTTGCACCGATTGTTTTCGATGGTGGTGACCCGGGGTGGTTGGTTGAAGGTCAATTCCCGCAAGAACTGGGACGAGATTATCGAGGAGATGGCGCTGCAGAAGAGGAAGAGATTGACAACGAGAAGCGGCATAATTGAAGGTAGTCAGCAGCGCTATGTTCCGGAAGTGATGAGGGGACAGTGTGGAATGTCCTGCGAGTTGTATAAGTATCCCGAGTACGATGAGCTGATTTTGTCGTTGTTGACAAACGAGCAAGACATCTCGATCAACGTTTGCATGCTGATGGCCAACGAGAGCAAACAAACGCTAAAGGTGGATTGA